A region from the Acinonyx jubatus isolate Ajub_Pintada_27869175 chromosome C2, VMU_Ajub_asm_v1.0, whole genome shotgun sequence genome encodes:
- the LOC113594389 gene encoding uncharacterized protein LOC113594389 isoform X1, whose product MSRASGIFFPETQGGLISGNLSSSQSWEKNHVITSTHASRHLTKFSSRLMLAINHKPQVLVPRSSFDGGGIYSKDVSPVNTRPATELGPVSKKPLFQSSLMVVTEGHLPPEREPGGPVQPQHWLLFRRDQPATMSLSDLISKRLHNLSVPTVMATFWKPRGDTQRSYSYQAAETGFAPRGHPKPALTPPTQLSEKSHEGSDGTPVWLPSL is encoded by the exons ATGTCACGAgcaagtgggatttttttcccagaaacGCAGGGCGGTTTAATATCAGGAAATCTATCCTCTTCACAGAGCTGGGAGAAGAACCACGTGATCACGTCCACACACGCCAGCaggcacttgacaaaattcagctcCCGGTTGATGCTGGCTATAAACCACAAACCACAGG TGCTCGTGCCTCGCTCCAGCTTTGATGGTGGAGGCATCTACTCCAAAGACGTCTCTCCGGTAAACACACGACCGGCCACGGAACTGG GTCCTGTAAGTAAGAAACCTTTATTTCAAAGTTCCCTGATGGTTGTCACTGAAGGACATCTGCCACCAGAGCGAGAACCAGGCGGGCCCGTCCAACCACAGCACTGGTTACTGTTCCGCCGAGACCAGCCCGCAACAATGAGCCTGTCTGACCTTATCTCCAAACGCCTTCACAATCTAAG TGTTCCCACGGTGATGGCCACCTTCTGGAAGCCCAGAGGTGACACCCAACGTTCATACAGCTACCAAGCGGCAGAGACGGGATTTGCACCCCGGGGTCACCCGAAGCCAGcgctcaccccccccacccagctgAGCGAGAAGAGCCACGAGGGATCAGATGGAACCCCAGTTTGGCTGCCCAGCCTGTGA
- the LOC113594389 gene encoding uncharacterized protein LOC113594389 isoform X2 yields the protein MLAINHKPQVLVPRSSFDGGGIYSKDVSPVNTRPATELGPVSKKPLFQSSLMVVTEGHLPPEREPGGPVQPQHWLLFRRDQPATMSLSDLISKRLHNLSVPTVMATFWKPRGDTQRSYSYQAAETGFAPRGHPKPALTPPTQLSEKSHEGSDGTPVWLPSL from the exons ATGCTGGCTATAAACCACAAACCACAGG TGCTCGTGCCTCGCTCCAGCTTTGATGGTGGAGGCATCTACTCCAAAGACGTCTCTCCGGTAAACACACGACCGGCCACGGAACTGG GTCCTGTAAGTAAGAAACCTTTATTTCAAAGTTCCCTGATGGTTGTCACTGAAGGACATCTGCCACCAGAGCGAGAACCAGGCGGGCCCGTCCAACCACAGCACTGGTTACTGTTCCGCCGAGACCAGCCCGCAACAATGAGCCTGTCTGACCTTATCTCCAAACGCCTTCACAATCTAAG TGTTCCCACGGTGATGGCCACCTTCTGGAAGCCCAGAGGTGACACCCAACGTTCATACAGCTACCAAGCGGCAGAGACGGGATTTGCACCCCGGGGTCACCCGAAGCCAGcgctcaccccccccacccagctgAGCGAGAAGAGCCACGAGGGATCAGATGGAACCCCAGTTTGGCTGCCCAGCCTGTGA